A part of Fusarium graminearum PH-1 chromosome 3, whole genome shotgun sequence genomic DNA contains:
- a CDS encoding pre-mRNA-splicing factor cwc2 — protein MADTAEQVEMAPVAEQENQEMAVATTNNEVAAPTGKKVVKKIIRKKKRPARAQVDPDFFTTEPPPQTGTIFNIWYNKWSGGDREDKYLSKTKAKSRCNVSKDSGYTKADTIPGSFFCLRFARGICPKGQDCDFLHRLPGTYDHFNPNVDCFGRDKFSDYRDDMGGVGSFMRQNRTVYAGRIHVTDDIEEIVARHFAEWGPVERIRVLNTRGVAFVTYVNQANAEFAKEAMAHQSLDHDEVLNVRWATADPNPMAQAREARKIEEQAADAIRRALPAEFVAEIEGRDPEARKRRKIESSYGLEGYEAPDEIHFARGAQSVNPLGREGFEVEYQERPMIENGEAGQAQAEEQQPQQETGGIFSGSTLAALNKAKVAVASKPKAAASAGPLVAYDSDSDDE, from the exons ATGGCCGATACAGCAGAACAAGTTGAGATGGCGCCGGTCGCTGAGCAGGAGAATCAGGAAATGGCAGTAGCGACAACAAATAATGAAGTCGCGGCGCCCACCGGAAAGaaggtcgtcaagaagattatccgcaagaagaagcgaccTGCGCGAGCTCAAGTCGATCCCGATTTTTTCACAACAGAACCCCCTCCCCAGACCGGTAcgatcttcaacatctggTACAACAAGTGGTCTGGCGGCGACAGAGAAGACAAGTATCTatccaagaccaaggccaagagtcGCTGCAACGTCTCGAAAGACAGTGGATACACCAAGGCCGACACGATACCAgggagcttcttctgcttgcGCTTTGCGCGTGGAATTTGCCCCAAGGGTCAAGACTGCGATTTTCTTCATCGACTCCCCGGAACATACGATCATTTTAACCCCAACGTCGATTGCTTCGGACGCGACAAGTTCTCCGACTACCGAGATGATATGGGTGGTGTGGGAAGTTTCATGAGGCAGAACAGAACAGTTTATGCGGGAAGAATTCACGTTActgatgatattgaagagaTCGTGGCGCGACATTTCGCAGAATGGGGTCCCGTCGAGCGCA TTCGTGTTCTCAACACCCGAGGTGTCGCTTTCGTCACATACGTCAACCAGGCTAATGCCGAATTCGCGAAAGAGGCCATGGCGCATCAGTCCCTCGACCACGATGAGGTTCTCAACGTTCGATGGGCAACTGCCGACCCTAATCCCATGGCGCAAGCGCGAGAGGCGCGTAAGATTGAGGAGCAGGCCGCTGATGCAATCCGCAGAGCTCTCCCTGCAGAGTTCGTCGCTGAGATTGAAGGCCGAGACCCAGAGGCTAGAAAGAGACGGAAGATTGAGAGCAGTTATGGTCTTGAGGGATACGAGGCGCCTGACGAAATCCACTTTGCTCGAGGAGCTCAGTCGGTCAACCCCCTGGGACGAGAAGGTTTCGAAGTGGAATACCAGGAACGACCAATGATTGAAAACGGAGAGGCAGGACAAGCCCAGGCGGAAGAgcaacaaccgcaacaaGAAACCGGTGGCATCTTCTCAGGCAGTACTCTTGCGGCTCTCAATAAGGCCAAGGTAGCGGTGGCATCGAAACCCAAGGCCGCGGCCTCAGCAGGACCCTTGGTGGCATAcgacagcgacagcgatgatgaataG
- a CDS encoding GTP-binding protein 1: MVNITEKIKEIEEEMKRTQKNKATGMFPWIKLARLRAQLLEPGPGAGGGGGSGFDVSKSGDARIALVGFPSVGKSTFLSKVTKTRSEVASYAFTTLTAIPGVLEYGGAEIQLLDLPGIIEGASEGKGRGRQVISAAKTSDLILMVLDATKKAEQRALLEAELEAVGIRLNREPPNIYLKVKTAGGMKITFSSPPKRLDEKMLYNILRDYKILNCEVLVRDENATVDDFIDVIMKDHRKYIKCLYVYNKIDSVSLDFLDQLAREDHTVVMSCEDDLGIQDVIDRCWKELKLIRIYTKRKGAEPDFGEALIVRSNSTIEDVCDRIHRTLKDTFKYAMVWGASARHIPQRVGLSHPVADEDVVYICTAWKA, from the exons ATGGTGAACATCACggaaaagatcaagga GattgaggaggagatgaagaggacgcAAA AAAACAAGGCAACTGGTATGTTTCCATGGAT AAAACTTGCTCGACTAAGGGCGCAACTGCTGGAGCCTGGTCCTGGAGCcggaggtggtggcggtTCAGGTTTCGATGTGAGCAAAAGTGGTGATGCGCGAATTGCCCTTGTCGGTTTTCCCTCTGTAGGAAAATCGACGTTCTTATCCAAGgtcacaaagacaagatctgAGGTTGCCTCTTATGCTttcacaaccttgacagccATTCCTGGTGTGCTCGAGTATGGCGGTGCTGAGATtcagcttctcgatcttccAGGTATTATCGAGGGTGCCTCCGAAGGCAAGGGTCGAGGACGGCAAGTTATCTCGGCTGCCAAGACCAGTGATCTTATTCTCATGGTTCTCGATGCTACCAAGAAGGCTGAGCAAAGAGCGCTGCTGGAGGCTGAATTGGAGGCAGTCGGTATCCGTCTCAACCGAGAACCACC CAACATTTacctcaaggtcaagacagCGGGTGGTATGAAAATCACGTTCTCGTCCCCTCCCAAGAGGCTGGACGAGAAGATGCTTTACAACATTCTGCGAGATTACAAGATCCTCAACTGCGAGGTTCTTGTGCGTGATGAGAACGCCACAGTCGACGACTTTATCGATGTTATTATGAAGGACCACAGAAAGTACATCAAGTGCTTGTACGTCTACAACAAGATCGATAGTGTCTCACTCGACTTCCTCGACCAGCTGGCGCGTGAGGACCACACAGTCGTCATGAGTTGCGAGGACGATCTCGGTATCCAGGATGTCATTGACAGATGCTggaaggagctcaagctgATCCGTATCTACACCAAACGCAAGGGTGCAGAGCCCGATTTCGGCGAGGCACTAATCGTTCGCAGCAACAGCACTATCGAAGATGTGTGTGATCGTATTCACAGAACTCTCAAAGATACGTTCAAGTATGCTATGGTGTGGGGTGCCAGTGCAAGACATATTCCGCAACGAGTTGGTCTGAGTCACCCTGTGGcggatgaggatgttgtgtACATCTGTACAGCCTGGAAGGCATAG
- a CDS encoding GTP-binding protein ypt7, which yields MSSRKKVLLKVIILGDSGVGKTSLMNQYVNKKFSASYKATIGADFLTREVLVDDRQVTMQLWDTAGQERFQSLGVAFYRGADCCVLVYDVNNAKSFEALDSWRDEFLIQASPRDPPNFPFVVLGNKIDVEESKRVISNKRAMTFCQSKGDIPYFETSAKEAINIDQAFEVIARNALAQEESEEFSGDFDDPINIHIENDRDGCAC from the exons atgtcttctcGAAAGAAGGTTCTTCTCAAG GTTATCATCTTGGGCGATAGCGGTGTTGGAAAGACCAGCTTGATGAACCAATAT gtcaacaagaagttcaGTGCGAGCTACAAGGCTACTATCGGCGCCGATTTCCTGACTCGAGAGGTCCTGGTCGACGATCGACAAGTTACTATGCAG CTTTGGGATACTGCCGGTCAAGAACGATTCCAGTCCCTCGGTGTTGCGTTCTACCGAGGCGCCGACTGCTGCGTTCTAGTCTACGAcgtcaacaatgccaagAGTTTCGAGGCGCTGGACAGCTGGAGAGACGAGTTTCTCATCCAGGCTTCTCCCCGTGACCCTCCCAACTTCCCATTT GTCGTGCTTGGTAACAAGATTGATGTCGAGGAGAGCAAGCGAGTT ATTTCCAACAAGCGAGCCATGACTTTCTGCCAGTCCAAAGGCGACATTCCTTACTTTGAGACAAGTGCCAAGGAGGCCATCAACATTGACCAGGCTTTTGAGG TCATTGCCCGTAACGCTCTAGCCCAAGAAGAGTCTGAAGAGTTCAGCGGCGACTTTGATGACCCGATTAACATCCACATCGAGAACGACCGCGATGGCTGTGCTTGTTAA
- a CDS encoding guanosine-diphosphatase encodes MRTPVSPTSSKLPGFDPHEKPDRYKFKPKRQGIIGRMKESWMTQSQRTRWIKTAAIVFAIVTLFYFISPKGVEVYHEVTKPAHAINNGQSPSDSSYGTDRCAKSFSKDKPIVQYVLMIDAGSTGSRIHVYKFNNCGPTPELEHEEFKMTEKEVGGLSNYKGNPVAAAKSLDPLLKVAMDTVPNALKGCTPVAVKATAGLRMIGKEAADAILDEVRRHLEQDYPFPVVDKENEGVVIMDGSLEGVYAWITTNYLLGKIGGPDKSETAATFDLGGGSTQIVFEPTFKGAADGGMPEKLAEGDHKYDLDFGGRHFELYQHSHLGYGLMAARKAIHGALIKDLTASKGADKSWLKEPIVNPCIAPGMTKAVNVTLDGSEDLTLVTFTGPSQPAPAQCRNLAEKILKKDEKCDLAPCSFNGIHQPLLSKTFSKEDVYIFSYFFDRTKPLGMPDSFTLREMHDLTQTVCMGKTAWDVFTTVPEAMTELNDRPEWCLDLNFMMALLHTGYDMPIDREVKIAKKIKGNELGWCLGASLPLLAGGSGWSCKVNQIA; translated from the exons ATGAGAACACCCGTATCGCCCACTTCATCAAAGTTGCCAGGCTTCGATCCCCACGAAAAACCAGACCGATACAAGTTCAAGCCTAAGAGGCAAGGCATCATTGGCAGGATGAAGGAATCCTGGATGACGCAGTCCCAGCGCACGAGGTGGATTAAGACTGCCGCCATCGTTTTTGCGATTGTTACCCTCTTCTACTTTATTTCCCCCAAGGGTGTTGAAGTGTATCACGAAG TTACCAAGCCTGCTCACGCAATCAACAATGGACAGTCACCCTCGGATTCTTCTTACGGCACCGATCGATGCGCCAAGTCCTtctccaaggacaagcctATCGTCCAGTATGTTCTCATGATCGACGCCGGCAGCACTGGTTCGCGAATCCACGTCTACAAGTTCAACAACTGCGGTCCTACACCCGAGCTTGAGCATGAGGAGTTTAAGATGACCGAGAAGGAAGTTGGCGGTCTGAGCAACTACAAAGGCAATCCTGTGGCCGCCGCTAAGAGTCTGGAtcctctcctcaaggtcGCCATGGACACTGTTCCCAATGCTCTCAAGGGCTGCACTCCTGTTGCCGTCAAGGCCACCGCTGGTCTCCGAATGATTGGAAAGGAAGCCGCCGACGCTATCCTCGACGAAGTCAGACGCCACCTTGAGCAAGATTACCCCTTCCCTGTTgtcgacaaggagaacgaggGCGTCGTTATCATGGACGGCTCTCTGGAGGGTGTCTATGCTTGGATCACTACCAACTACCTGCTTGGCAAGATTGGCGGCCCCGATAAGAGCGAGACCGCCGCTACCTTCgatcttggtggtggttctACTCAGATTGTTTTCGAGCCTACTTTCAAGGGCGCCGCTGACGGTGGCATGCCTGAAAAGCTTGCTGAGGGTGACCACAAGTACGACCTTGACTTTGGTGGCCGTCACTTCGAGCTTTACCAGCACTCCCACTTGGGTTACGGTTTGATGGCCGCCCGCAAGGCCATTCATGGAGCTTTGATCAAGGACCTCACCGCTTCCAAGGGTGCTGACAAGAGCTGGTTGAAGGAGCCCATTGTCAACCCTTGCATTGCCCCCGGAATGACCAAGGCTGTTAACGTCACCTTGGACGGCAGCGAGGATCTGACTCTGGTTACCTTTACCGGACCCTctcagcctgctcctgctcagTGCCGCAACCTGGCTGAGAAGattctcaagaaggacgagaagtGTGATCTTGCCCCTTGCTCTTTCAATGGAATTCACCAGCCTCTGCTGTCCAAGACCTTCAGCAAGGAGGATGTCTACATCTTCTCCTACTTCTTCGACCGCACTAAGCCCCTGGGCATGCCTGACTCCTTCACTCTCCGCGAGATGCACGATCTCACCCAGACTGTTTGTATGGGAAAGACTGCTTGGGACGTTTTCACCACCGTCCCCGAGGCCATGACGGAGCTCAACGACCGACCTGAGTGGTGCTTGGACCTCAACTTCATGATGGCCCTCCTCCACACTGGTTACGACATGCCTATTGATCGTGAggtcaagatcgccaagaagatTAAGGGCAACGAGCTCGGCTGGTGCCTCGGTGCTAG TCTGCCCCTTCTTGCTGGCGGTTCTGGCTGGTCTTGCAAGGTCAACCAGATTGCTTAA